Part of the Vigna unguiculata cultivar IT97K-499-35 chromosome 3, ASM411807v1, whole genome shotgun sequence genome, GTGATGAGTTATGTGTGCGATTGGACCACGTCACACCAAAAATCACAAATGGATAGATTCATTGGATAGACAGCATCCTAAgttgttcttttctttgtttgtcTCTCCCAATTCCTCTCTTCCTTCGTTGGGTTGGGAATGATGATGAGAATCACAATGCCGTGTCTATTCTACACTCAATGTTCCTCCTCCTTCTCGTACATTTCCCTTCTTTAATAATGCTTCTACCATTAAGTAACATAACACGCTTCAAAACACAAATTTGTGgatttatttctctattttatattcattgtTAGCTTGTTTTTTAATCTgaatttatgatattaaaatatgttggtaTAATGAAAAACCTGTCAAGAGGTAAAGTTGACTGTCTAAATGTTCACCTTGACTCCACTCACTTAACTACATTAAACATATCAAAAAGTTTGTAATTGCCTTCTACGACCAACTTCTGccaaaatttaaagttttttttttttttacgttatgATGTTAGTTTGCGCTAAATTCAATATCCcttctttgttttgtatgttAAATTCAATCAAGTTTTCCGAATAATTAACGAGGCTAAACAAACCTATTATAGTCCAAATCAACTTGCTAAAGTTAGCAAAATATTTGGTTCATCTCActctattattgttttatataaaatcatgTAAGCTTTGGCCAAACAGATATCCATTTCATTTTGTTGCAGGTTGCACTATTTGTAGAAAGGTGGATAAGTAATTTGGCttactaaaaatataatcaaaaataaaaaatatatatactgaTACGCACGTTATCTAttgtttaaattgtttttaattaaatttacatttgatataaaattataaaataatatatcattaattACAATGTTGTACGTAATGTTCTATATTAGTTAGATAGTTAGTAAGTTGTTAACTAACTATGAATGTATCTACTAGCTTGTGAGGTATTGCGGTGTGTGTGAAAAATTCtttctatgtttattttctatctatttttgcATATTCTTGGTGtgaaatttaacgaaatttgGAGTAAGTCTACAGCTCAAAGAGATAAAGTACTTATATTAATTCAAGTTGATATGCAATATAAAAATTGTGTATAAAGTGTTTACATCAATTCAGATTGATATCTAAAAATAAGTATGATTCAACCATAAACCTCAGGAAATAGACAATAACCTTATAGTTGTAGAGATTTTACATCTTTTCTTGACTATGTAATGAATAAAGATAGATACATAGAAACAAAGTTAATATCTTTTGAGCACACTACTAAGGAACCTAAATAGAAGACAACAATAGaggagtttaaaaaaatagagaaaaatcaATCATCATAACATGTTGCATTATCTCTCAATAAAAGACATATCGGAGTAAAATTGATCTATAAAGTGAAGGTAAAACTAAATGgagaaattacaaaatatagaGTTAGGATGGTTCAGTTtggaaaaatagagaaaaataacttATCATAACATGTCGCATTACCTTTCAACAAAAGGCATACCAAAGTAAAATTGGTCTATAAAGTGAAGATAAAACTAAATGgagaaattacaaaatatagaaTTAGGATGGTTGCAAAGAAACTTCTATTATAATGTGGCATTtgtataaattgaaaattttatatgagCTAAAACAAGTCTTTGGGTAacgaataaaagaataaattgctCCCTTTTTGTAATCGAGGTGCAACAAGTGTGTAATAGACTATAGAGTTTATATGAAAGTTACTATAAGTTATTTGATATTAGTTTGTTTATGTGTAGAGAGATGACTTACTAGTATAAAAAGAGAATTTTATTGTAGTTTTAGATGACAAATTTGGTATTATTATCCTATTTTTTGAGAATGAAATGTATATATACTAGTTGAGTTTTCATGCGTCATGTGCTACAATATAATTTTGTACAAACACAAGTTGACTACGGTGTAAAGTTAGATATAGAAGGAAGTGACAAGATAAATTAAGTGATATTGcacaaaaaaaaagtgtagGCTCATCGAGATTTTTGTGCAACATTAAACTTGACATGGGTTATGGAGTGGGGTTGATTGGTAGATGTGTGGTTCATCCAAGGCTATCTCATTTGCTTGCGACTAAGAGGATACTGAGATATGCTAAGGACACTTTGGGATATGGCTTGTTGCTTTCAAAACATGACAAATAGATTTTTTATGAAGTGATAAAAGTGACAGAAAAAGTACAGTAGCTATGtgtttatgatgtggaaaacaCTTATTTCATGGTGTTCTAAGAAGTAGTTATCGGTGACATTATGTTTACGAGGTTGAATAATGGAATCTTGTTAATCCTTATAGCTTGTTAATccgaaatttaaataaaaacattctcAGTGAGCATGTAACAACCTAACCCGCACCATATCCTTCTTCACAATACCAGCCACAACTTACATCTTCAAATATTTCTAGCAGTTCttcaaaaattataacaaaCTTCAGGGGGTCGCAGCAATTTCAATTCACCAGTACACAAACACTTTATTCTCACCAAAAAGGCTTATCTAAACTTATTCTTGGAGTCCCCGAACTCAAACaaaaattctttattaaattttgggTGGTTtgacaatattaataaataaaataaaaacactagTGCACCATCATATAACTAGTTGTCGACAATCCGCGAACAATAAAACTTATGCGTAAATAGATTTCTAAACAAGTTTCAGATTAACATTTTATCAAAATTCTATTCGTTTTCCTTCAAAAATACCCCAAACAAACAcaagttcttaaatttaataaaaaatttaagccAAAACTGCATACTTCTTTGAAATAATTTGgaagttataaaaaaatgaagcaaacatattataaataaagaaaaggtTCATGAACAAGTATCCGAAAATATTGAAACTAAAGACAGTCTAATCCGAGTCATTCATAATGACAAACCAAATCAAAAGCTAATTTCTGATGGGTTATCACCTACAGACTACTAAATATTAACATAAGTCTTAGCTACAATTGCATCAAAATGCCACAGTTTTAGCAGTATGTCGTCACAGGAAGACGGAATAGACCACCTTCAACAATCCGATTGATGGCAAATCAGCGTGGACTGCAGAAAGAGAAAAAACTAATAAACCATTGTACCCAAATTTCAACGAGAAATAAATTACAAATCCAAGTCATTGCAAAAGTTATCATTTGCTCAAACAAAACTTATCGATGAAcagttaatgaaaaatattctgACACGATACACTAATTACAGATATACTAACAGTAAACTTAACTACTCAATGACAAGTATTACATTTTGTTAATTCAAATGTTAgcatttactaaaataaaataaataaataaaccgtAGAGTTGGGTCGTCTCTAATGTTTAAGATTAAGTACTTAAAAtctctaaattaaataaaaaagcaaGAATGAATAAAAGGCAAATCCAACAATAGAGCTAGGAGCCTCATTTATACTACAAGATAGCATTTCCAAAATTATTTCTTCAATAACcatatttcaattaaaagaaatttccTTAGATTAAATTTGCAATTACGTCACAAATTCAATCAATAATATACTCTTCATATTCATACCTGTATGACCGTGAACGAGACCTTGAAGGACTGCGATCATTACCCCTAGGGCTCTGGGATCTGCTAGGCGTCTGACCCTTCTTTTCATCAGGACTCCGACCGTTCTCCCGAGGGGACTTCCTGTAGTCCTTCCCACCACTAGGGGAGAGAGACCTAGAATAAGATCTTGATCGCTCCGGAGAATAATAATCATCCCTACCTCTGTCATCCCTATAAGTCAAGTCAACTCATCAGTATTGAATCTTAGTTATAGATAATAGGCAATAAAAATGCGCCAAAAGAACACCATATACCACGCGCGAAAAATAATTACCATCCAAAAACATTTCACAAACAAATGGAACTACAccagaataaataaaattaatcacaaAATCACTCAAaccataatttcaatttttacttcaTAAGAGAAGCAGTACTCACTTCTCTTCAAAATCTAATTAGCCAAAATATGACCTTTACCTACCTCTCCAATAGTTTCTGGACAAATATGACACTTGGATCCCAACACTAAGATACGAATGaaaaccaaaattttattttgtttatgagAGAACTAAGACTTCCTCTTCAAAATCTAATTAGCCAAAATATGACCTTTACCTGTACCTTTCCAAAGTTTCTGGACAAATATATAACACTTGGATCCAAACACTGACAGTTATGATGTACTGCAAGATCAGCATCTGGAAACTTCATAGCTCTCTTTGTTCCAACTTTCTAAAATCACAATTATCTTTCTTGCACAATGTCACCATACATCTCTACCTGTATAAACTTTGGCTTCCATTCTTTGAGGATGTGATTTTCTTTGGCCAACTATAAGCTTTATATTCTTTCTTAACTGGATAGTATACGCAAAACAAGACATTAAACTATATAATCTTCCTTACAGAAAATTTATACAAGGGAATCGAAAGAAGTACTCGTTTTAACCATTCCTTCAGGCACAAACCAAATACCACAAAGTAGGGAAAGCCCATGCAACTGGCACAATAAGGCAAATTTGATATTGATATTTCTTATGGAGACTTTGATAGATACATAAGCAAAGTAGCGCATCTCTTTAAGCCTCTTTACTCGTTAATCTTTATTAATCCATCTTTAAAGTCTTCCATTTCACTTTATTATCTGCATAAAGAAGACCATAAGCAGATATCATTCAATTCATTTAAACACATTAAAGGAGCGTTGTCAACGTCAAATGACTGGGAGCCGTTCTAATTGCAAGTAAACCTGGAAATTATACTCTAACTGAAGGAAACAGCAGAATTATCAACATCAATATAAATCAGGTAGCTATTTGACGGTCAATCAGTACAGAGACACAAACAGAACACCTAGGCATACtattaaattagaaaacaaaCCTAATATTTTCAATAAGATCGAGGACAAAACACCCAAACAAATGAAATACATCAATTACTTAAACTAGAAGACATTAGTTTCACTCCATTGTgcaacaaaaacaacataaagTAGAGGCCTTGACACcaaaactattaataataaagaacACATCCAGTTCAAAGAGAAATATTGGGTGTACGTTAAAGGCAGTTAATTACTCAAAACCAGAAACGGTTTCAGGTCAGTAAGAATATCACAGTTTCAACTTCCAAAACACTGAGTTGCAACAGAAACATGAACtgtttaaaataagtaaaaagaaTCAGCCAGCGAACTCTTCTTAGGTGGTTTTATTTACATTCATGACAAAACAGTAACATTCACTTTCACCACCTAAAGCTCTGCTAAGCAACTTGGACCATAACTCAATCAAACATCTCATTAATATATATCATTCATTTGTGATTATTAGAAAGCTCTGCTAAGCAACTTGGACCATAACTCAATCAAACATATCATTAATATATCAATCATTTGTGATTATTAGAAACCTGTCACATTACACAGCTCATATGAAAATAGTCACAGGTCACAGCTTAGAAAATGCAAGTATTTCTGAACTCCTATAATTACTGTTTCAGTACCCCCAAATACCATAAAATGTAGCACCACCGTCATTTTAGTGAAACTAGATAGTAGTTCACGCAAAATATCCCAAAATTATAAGGCTgcccaataaaataaattaaaatgaaaataatactGTTATTGGCTAAAATCCATACCTTGAATCATCCCTAGCAGGTGATGGAGACCGAGAATAGGCTGCAAAATTGAGGTATAATAACATAAGAAAACAAGAAAGACCTCAAGTAAAAAGGTTACACatcaaaaatataaagtgataATTAACGCAACACGAAACTGAAATAGAGATGAGTAGTTAAACTGACAGCGGTATCGGCGTTGTGGGGACCTAGATCGATTTCTCCTTCTACCACCCCCATATCGGGAACTTATAAcagaaacacaaaaagaaatGTTAATAAACACTATAACGAAGTCCATTGAAGAATACTTTCACAATTACATCAGTGAAATAAATtagcaaataaaaaatgtggTCACACCTTCCTCGAGAACTAAGACGCATTTCTTGAGGAGTTTTCCTGTTTTCCTCAGCAAAAACAATTCTTATTTCGCGTCCACCAATGATAGTATGATTAAGATGTTGTTTTGCCTCAGCTGCATCTTCACCATATCGATATTTCACAAATCCAAAGCCCCGTGGTTCACTGCAAAATCAATTCAATTGAATATCAatgttttaaaaacaaaatgcaTAAATTTACAGGTCTATTGGACAATTATCTCCATAATACATTCTAGGAAAGtaaattataagagaaaaaatgaactTGACTTCTACATAAGCAAAATTTAACTTGGGCATAAGCTAAGAATAGAGATTAAAGAATCCAACACGAGAGCTTCTAAAAATTAACTCATGCACAAGCACATTTTAGCAAATGGAATagttaatttcaattattttcttatttatccCTTCTGTAAGGAGTTTATTGAGAAGCCCATCCAAACATACCCAGAGAAAGAAATTTGTATCAAACAAGTGAGTAACAAGTCTATCAAAAGCAGATAATATGTTatggtaaagaaaaaaatacccAGTGTAATAATTTTTGGGTAGATAAACATCCTTCACAGGACCATAGCGCTCAAAAGGGATCCTAAGATCCTCAGGCCtgcaacaaaaacaataaaacttcAGTTCAATTTCTTGAATCCCTGACATTCAAACTTTGATTGGATAATTGTAACAGAAGGTTATGAAATAGTCATGGAATTCGCTATTTGCATATAATATCCGCACGAACATTCTCCCCTCCCTGTATCAACTATCAACCACCAGAAAAACATCCCATTTGTTCAATCTCTTTTCACCAGTGTACAATTTCATTTAAAGGCCATCCGATCTAAAATTTTCcttctaaaaaataaagtgtGAAATTAGAGTGTGCAATCAATGTGCATCTCGCCAAACAATGTGTATACCAACATTTGGTATTAGATTTATATATTCCTATTATAcattatagattatagatatGGATAAATTTGGTGCAGAAAGAGCAATAAAATGTGGGGTATGTTCGTAGGGTAATGAATGAGTTAAAGAAGAGCGTCAAGATTGCAATGAAAGGACCTGGCATCGAGGGGAAGATTGCGAACGAGTAAACCGGAAGGAAGAGGTGAGCGGCGGTCCCTGTATGACCTGCTATCACCGTAGCGATCGTCGACGTAGCGCTTACGACCACGCGACGGCGGTGGCAGCGGGCTTCTGCTTCGTCGCCGAGGACTATAGCTTCTGCTCCGGCTTCGATACCTGCCCATTCCTACCTCACAcacaaaccctaattttctttcTGGGGAGACAAATAAAACCCTAACCAAAAAGAGAACAATAACGCCAAATGAAACCACACCAAGCGCAATtgtttaaataaagtaaaaaataaaataaaatagtatgtGTGTATTTATAGCTGATCCCGTCAATTGACCATGACTATAACCGGTTACGGTCCAATATAAAATTAGATTGTTAAATTTGCAATTTTAGGCCCagcttgaaattttttattttatttttccttcggAAAGCAGTCAGTTATCAATTGAATAAAATGATAGAAGTAAAAGAATATGTAAAAACTAATTCTGAATCATCAATAAAATACTCTTAATAATTTCAATAGGTTAGCTTAATTTTCTTACTTAGTTTCCTGGGATATAAATGAGTCAGAATTACTTTTTCACTGCCAGTGTTTGTGAAcagatacaaaatttatatttgtcatataaatgtatataaatgCATGTATTTTAcaagtacaattttttaaaaatattttctcacctttttaatttaaaaaacatatgcAATACTTAtgtgaattaatattttttggtgACAAATGAAGTCAATACTAAATTTTGAATGAGATTAAATAtaattgacaaataaatattataaccaagcggtgaaaaagaaaatataaatatatatacttaaaatttatatatctaatcattgtcaataataaaatgaaaatatatataatatagtattgaaatttttttttatgtttttctagAAGAATTATATTGTTAGAGTTATATTgatataaaatctattttaaataaaaaaatttaactttatctctttttactcattaaatatttttgtattcgAAAATGTTCTattgtaataaatttgaaaaaattaatataaaaattatatagagTAAACATTATTTagtttgtattttgatttttttcaaaatttgacgTGGATTTAATTTGGATACAGACttgtaaaactttaaaaataatataaaatattacatatcatataaatataatatcaaatattatataaaaatttgtaagagttataaaaatataatataatatatataataaatataaaagatatgaaaaatatattatatatatataaatataacagaaaataaaatataagtaaaatattagtattaacaGGAAtctaaagtttaaattaatcaacGCAATCTTatcttcaaattattattttattatcttactaaaaataaaactggTTCGTGTATGTTCAGGATTAAATCTTTACCGGTTCAGGATTAAATCTTTATGGTTACGTGAATCTAATTCACTTCccctttaaaaattttaaagtatatttcgtatcttatttaaataatttttaaaatagtaaaattataaaaattgtgagtatattacaattattatacaattttaaagtttgctaaaaaatacatattctcttctcttttgtatttattatttatttattattatgactCTAATTTCAACCTATCttcttaatataatatgtatcttatttcttaaaaatatgtcttttagttaaattcaataaattttaattttcagttaGAGTTAGATTGACATTTTATTTGTTCTGAATGCCAATCAAGTTATTGCGCTCActcatataaattaaatattcatcaatgttatttaattaatgttgaTAAAATGTTAGTCTAggttttctatattatattagCGCGCTATGCCGCCtgtgtatattttttaagatgcgtgatattatattaataggtgataatattataatgttattaagttaatatatattaaaattatatttattaaaaataaagtgaaatatatcagataaaataataaccattgataaataaagaagaagagaataagCAGAGacatctaattttataaaaagtttgtaaaagtaacggtcaattttttaaaatttaataaattgttatatttaaaaggtaaaatcggtattttgaaaagtggacacaaaaaggagaatcccctttatatattgttatagattattaaaattattttgcttaatatatatttgatattattattattatgagttttttttGGCTTAAGTCAAagttatttttagattatcaaTTATCACAAAATTTTCAACTAAAACTGTTTCTAGTCAATGTTAACACAGTTGATTTTTGGTTGAAATTTACAGTTTTTTAACGTTCGTTCgtatgaattatttttctatctattgcattgttttttttttctaaacttaattatattttttaacatattcaTAGCTACTCAACTAAACTAAGCCCaacattttgaaatgaaaaatatccaaagattattttgaaaatggaaCATTAGCCCAATACGGTATTTataaaagcaaaagaaaagatGGACGGGTTAGATTAAGCAGTGGTGAAAAATTAGACGGTGATGatgcaattaaattttaaaattcctaATAT contains:
- the LOC114178646 gene encoding serine/arginine-rich SC35-like splicing factor SCL28 encodes the protein MGRYRSRSRSYSPRRRSRSPLPPPSRGRKRYVDDRYGDSRSYRDRRSPLPSGLLVRNLPLDARPEDLRIPFERYGPVKDVYLPKNYYTGEPRGFGFVKYRYGEDAAEAKQHLNHTIIGGREIRIVFAEENRKTPQEMRLSSRGSSRYGGGRRRNRSRSPQRRYRSYSRSPSPARDDSRDDRGRDDYYSPERSRSYSRSLSPSGGKDYRKSPRENGRSPDEKKGQTPSRSQSPRGNDRSPSRSRSRSYSPR